CTCTTCCAGACAAAACTCACCTGGTCTAGAGAGCTGCAGCCTTAGAAGATGACCTGAGCTCATACTACAGATACACCTGGACCCAGATGTGGGGCaactttcagtattttattttcatgactaatATCTGATGTAGTACAAAAGCCCAAATATGCTGGAGATCATGATGCGTGAGGTCTTAAGACATTTGATTGTACTTGTTATTGACAGTACTGAAattaaaaactcatttttaaaaaataatttccatgCATCACTCACTTTGGTCAAGAAAGACAtcttattaattattaaaattatCTGCAAGACTTTGCAGAAAGCTTCTAGCTTGtgtgaaacttaaaaaaaacccctcaaaagtaaagaaaaacctTTCTGATATTCAAACGTTAGCAGCCTCGCAGTGAAACACTGAGGGGCGGACAGTAGTAAAGGGAGTTATGTTTTCCATGACGTCACACACTGGGTGAGCCTTGGATTTCAAAATCACGCTCACGTCACTGTCAGCGTGTTTTAGCTTTGGGGAAGAGTCTGTATGCATTGTGTGCAGTGACCAGCCGAACAGTTTCTGGAGGGAGACCTTTGACATCGGCGATGTAGCGACATGGCAGGATGACGTTAGCGGGCTCATTCCTCACCTGGCAGACAAAAGACAGATTAAACATGTCTGCACTCGTGGCGCTGTGTCTCAATATGATGGTGATTTGAAAGCCTTTAAAACTTACATGCTGGTGAAGCCCCAGGGCAGGAGAGTCGGTCTCAAGACAAATGTGCTCCAACGGGATCTGCTTGATTAACTTGTCTCTCTGTGTGGTGGTATTAAAACTGTTTATTCAGGTGACTCAGCAAAAAATTTTATATAACCTTTTCCACAGGACAACACTTCTCATCTCACCTGTTTGCTTCTGCAGGTGACTCAgcaaaatttttttaaaaactttttccaTAGGACGACACTTCCTGTCTCACCTGTTTGCTTTTGCAGACAGCGGGGGGAAAAGAGAAGAGGTAGCCCGCCTTCACACCTTCCAGAGCGACCGATGGCTTCCCTGCAAAGTTATGAAGCAGAGCTCGGCTGATGcctgacagaaaaacagaacatgAGATAACGTTCAGATGTCTGCATGGTTCGCTGGAATCTAACACTCACCTTGTTCCTTCATGGTCTCAATCGTGACCCTAGCAGCTGATCTGGAGTGGACGTTCCTGAACAGAAATTCACAATCGACACGTTACACAGACTTCTATGTGGATTAAAAACCTTCACTTAGTGACTTGTGCATGCTCGGCACACTGACTGTTTGATTGTTTCTGGGAAACACAGGCTCGGGGTAAAAAGCTCAATGTGagcttcatatttttattcatatttttattcatatttttattcttggactctgcaTGATTTGTTCATTCATGTTTACACTGAGTCTTGATGCACTGGGACTTCTTTAGGCTAAATATAGGGTCTTGTTTGGTCctaaaatgtgttaaatgaaATCCGTCATTTAAAAgttcaaacattttaaaagttcaaaccttaaaacaatgaaacaatggAATTCAACACAGTGGAGTGGCCGTATAAACCCTGTGTTACATTTGTGAAACGGTAAAGAACTTGAACTACTTGCCATGACTTAGTCTGAGAATTCTAACAATAGCTATTTTAATTAGTCCTCACACAGGTAAGTCCAGCTCCTTGGCGATGCTGAGCTGTTTGATGAAGACGGTCACTTGGTCATCTCTGTCCTGCTGAGTCGGGGCGCACCAGGGAGTGAAGTCTAAACCAAtctgaaaaatcaaaagaaGGCTGTTAtggccctagcagggcctcctgTGAAATTGAGcttgtgtgggtgtgtcctgCCCTCTCCTACCTTAGGTGCCACCCTTTTTGTACAGCTGACTCTAATCAGCAATTAGGGCCAGAGACAGGTGAGGTCTAGCGCCAGAGAGCCTTGTTGGGTTTTGTAGCTAGCCTGCTCTGTGGAGAGGAGTGTGTTTTGGTGACTAACCCTTTTTTGACTTACTTTTCAGTTTATTGACCAACTACTgggttttgttgttttccttcttttagtTGAATTactaataaaaacattaataaaaccctttaatttaaccattttgccTCCCACGTCTCCTTTTTTCAACCCAGACGCCTTTAGATATTTCCCTCATCCCCTGGACCCTTTAAGAGAACGTAAAAGTTCGGGGCTCATCCATCTTAATGCTCACCATTAACATGacataaacatttaaagcaCTGATCTACAAGTTCAGTATTCAAAGGATGTATGCATGCTACGGTAGAAACTAAACCTTGGTCTCAGGTTCGCTCTTTAAACTCTCACCTTTGATCTATGTCAGTGAATTGTTACTGATTAAATTTCATAAGAGAGGAAACATAAGAAATTTCTATAAGAAACAGAAATGAGGCACACCAAATGCTACATTggatgcatttgtgtgtgtcacCTTAAAAACTGACACCTTATCTGGTGCATGAGCCTCTGGCAAGGAAGAGGTTTAAGTCGCCATCTCTCAAGTGAGTCAGTTCTCACAGAGCTTATGTCCAAATGAAGTCGAGTCAAACTGGTTTTGATTGCTCAACCTAAAACCACAAAGTACCCTCAATCTCTCAAGCGTCCgcagattaaagaaaaaactgccAGAACAGATATGAGTTAAAAGATTACAGATTCAAACTGTAGCAGAACTAAAATGTGCTCAGTGAAGCAGAGGATGGAGCTCTATGCCTCCAACCTAATCCAACAGCTGGAAACAGCAGTAGGAGAGCATTGATTTAGCCCTGTGACGCCTGAAATGtgctgaaaaaacacacacattcctcATTGAGACCATGTAGAAATTCCTTGCACCATCAGCGCCTGCTGGAGAGCAGTTAGTGTGTGTGACTGTCTGTGAGCCTGAGAAAGATTGTTACTGACCGTGTGCATTAACCTTTTCTTACAAGTGAGATTAGCAGGTAAATCGGAGCTTTTAACAAGTTTAATCTGCTTTGCTTCAAGACTGGTTACGTTAACAatgtaaagatttttttaacaTGGGGCAGACACAgtgtgtgttaatgtgtgtgtttgtaacagTTGAATCCATGACCACCCTTAAGCCTTCAGAAGCTGATATAACTTAAATGATCCATGAAGACTTCCAGTCATGGAATTATTGATTATATAAAACTTTGGTTAAACCTTTTCCTACTGAGCTCCATTTCATGGAGTCTGAGATGCAGCACACTTCTTAGTCAATTTAAAAAGACGTTTAGcttagaccaggggtcggcaacctttctgatgacgagtgccatctaaaatttcctcagaagtcagtgtgtcATATGATTGCagtagcaataaatttaataacgctctatatgaacagttacacactttatagaattatatttgtttgcagatgttggcagctatcagcgaatagttatcagctatattgaaacaaaaaaaaggcacttttcatccataacaagaactccataacagcaaatgaactgtacaacagaaaatgcaaatgctacttatggtctcctcacaacaatgataagaaaagtaaactgggccaatatggcatgtttgttaatacagagatacaa
The genomic region above belongs to Pelmatolapia mariae isolate MD_Pm_ZW linkage group LG15, Pm_UMD_F_2, whole genome shotgun sequence and contains:
- the tatdn3 gene encoding putative deoxyribonuclease tatdn3 isoform X1, which encodes MENGFVDCHCHISAHEFEEDFEDVILRTREAGVKTLVAVTEEVGEFARVLQLQESYPDLVAPCFGIHPLQAAEGPQQRSVKPQDLDVALPHFYNHKERLVAVGEIGLDFTPWCAPTQQDRDDQVTVFIKQLSIAKELDLPVNVHSRSAARVTIETMKEQGISRALLHNFAGKPSVALEGVKAGYLFSFPPAVCKSKQRDKLIKQIPLEHICLETDSPALGLHQHVRNEPANVILPCRYIADVKGLPPETVRLVTAHNAYRLFPKAKTR
- the tatdn3 gene encoding putative deoxyribonuclease tatdn3 isoform X2, whose amino-acid sequence is MENGFVDCHCHISAHEFEEDFEDVILRTREAGVKTLVAVTEEVGEFARVLQLQESYPDLVAPCFGIHPLQAAEGPQQRSVKPQDLDVALPHFYNHKERLVAVGEIGLDFTPWCAPTQQDRDDQVTVFIKQLSIAKELDLPVNVHSRSAARVTIETMKEQGKPSVALEGVKAGYLFSFPPAVCKSKQRDKLIKQIPLEHICLETDSPALGLHQHVRNEPANVILPCRYIADVKGLPPETVRLVTAHNAYRLFPKAKTR